The following proteins are encoded in a genomic region of Pseudomonas sp. Os17:
- the mnmE gene encoding tRNA uridine-5-carboxymethylaminomethyl(34) synthesis GTPase MnmE: MNVPRETIAAIATAQGRGGVGIVRISGPLAGMAAKAISGRELKPRFAHYGPFLSAGEEVLDEGIALYFPGPNSFTGEDVLELQGHGGPIVLDMLLQRCLELGCRLARPGEFSERAFLNDKLDLAQAEAIADLIEASSAQAARNALRSLQGAFSQRVHNLTEQLIALRIYVEAAIDFPEEEIDFLADGHVLSMLDAVRDELSTVLREAGQGALLRDGMTVVIAGRPNAGKSSLLNALAGREAAIVTDIAGTTRDILREHIHIDGMPLHVVDTAGLRDTEDQVEKIGVERALKAISEADRVLLVVDATAAEAADPFALWPEFLEQRPDPAKVTLIRNKADLTGEPIALETCDDGHVTISLSAMAAGSGLELLRDHLKACMGYEQTSESSFSARRRHLEALRYASAALEHGRAQLTLAGAGELLAEDLRQAQQSLGEITGAFSSDDLLGRIFSSFCIGK, translated from the coding sequence ATGAATGTCCCTCGTGAAACCATCGCCGCCATCGCCACCGCCCAAGGCCGCGGCGGCGTGGGTATCGTAAGGATTTCCGGCCCCCTGGCGGGCATGGCGGCCAAGGCCATCAGCGGCCGTGAACTCAAGCCGCGGTTTGCCCATTACGGTCCGTTTCTCAGTGCTGGGGAAGAAGTTCTGGACGAGGGCATCGCCCTGTATTTTCCGGGGCCGAACTCCTTCACCGGGGAAGACGTCCTGGAACTGCAGGGCCATGGCGGCCCGATTGTTCTCGACATGCTGCTGCAGCGTTGCCTGGAACTGGGCTGCCGCCTGGCCCGGCCGGGAGAATTCAGTGAACGTGCATTCCTCAACGACAAGCTCGACCTGGCCCAGGCCGAAGCCATTGCCGACCTGATCGAAGCCAGTTCGGCACAGGCTGCGCGCAACGCCTTGCGTTCGTTGCAGGGGGCTTTCTCCCAGCGTGTGCATAACTTGACCGAGCAGCTGATCGCTTTGCGGATCTATGTCGAAGCGGCGATTGATTTTCCCGAGGAGGAAATCGATTTCCTCGCCGATGGCCATGTGTTGAGCATGCTCGATGCGGTGCGCGATGAGTTATCCACAGTACTGCGTGAAGCCGGGCAGGGCGCCTTGCTGCGTGACGGCATGACCGTGGTCATCGCCGGTCGTCCCAATGCCGGCAAATCCAGCCTGCTCAATGCCCTGGCCGGACGCGAGGCGGCAATCGTCACCGATATCGCCGGCACCACCCGGGACATCCTGCGCGAACATATCCACATCGATGGCATGCCACTGCATGTGGTGGATACTGCCGGCCTGCGGGATACCGAGGACCAGGTGGAAAAGATCGGTGTCGAACGGGCACTCAAGGCCATCAGCGAGGCCGACCGGGTGTTGCTGGTGGTGGACGCCACTGCGGCGGAAGCGGCGGACCCCTTCGCCCTGTGGCCGGAGTTTCTCGAGCAGCGGCCAGACCCGGCCAAGGTCACCCTGATTCGCAACAAGGCCGATCTGACCGGAGAACCCATCGCCCTGGAAACCTGTGATGACGGCCACGTCACCATCAGCCTCAGTGCCATGGCTGCCGGTAGCGGGCTCGAGCTGCTGCGCGACCACCTGAAAGCCTGCATGGGTTATGAACAGACGTCCGAAAGCAGTTTCAGCGCACGCCGTCGGCACCTGGAGGCACTGCGCTACGCCAGTGCCGCCCTGGAACATGGCCGGGCACAGCTGACCCTGGCCGGTGCCGGCGAACTGCTGGCCGAGGACCTGCGCCAGGCTCAGCAATCGCTGGGGGAAATCACCGGTGCCTTCAGTTCCGATGACCTGCTGGGGCGAATCTTCTCCAGTTTCTGCATCGGCAAGTAG